A genomic segment from Flavobacterium sp. 9R encodes:
- a CDS encoding sugar phosphate isomerase/epimerase, translated as MIKRRDFIINSGLALGAVALAPSLAFAAKPKNIGIQLYTLREAFSKDVKGVLEHVAKAGYKEVETYGFAGEKGFFGTSPKDFKKILNDNGLKAPSGHYDFKTFIKDNNADFLKASIECANQLGSEYVVIPWLEDALRSQLDDYKRIAQKANEAALLCKKAGLKLAYHNHDFEFTKFGNQTGYDILLQETDKKLVDFELDLYWVVRSGNDPLQLFQNHAGRFTMWHVKDRDKNNPAWNAEIGEGNINFKAIFAQAKASGMQHFFVEQETNYSPNPMESIKASCQYVSKQLL; from the coding sequence ATGATTAAGCGTAGAGATTTCATCATCAATAGTGGGTTGGCCTTGGGCGCCGTTGCCCTAGCTCCTTCCCTAGCCTTTGCGGCAAAACCCAAAAACATCGGAATTCAATTGTACACCTTGCGCGAAGCCTTTTCCAAAGATGTCAAAGGCGTGCTAGAACACGTTGCCAAAGCCGGCTACAAAGAAGTAGAAACCTACGGATTTGCTGGCGAAAAAGGTTTTTTTGGCACCTCGCCCAAAGACTTTAAAAAAATCCTGAACGACAACGGACTCAAAGCGCCGAGCGGACATTATGATTTTAAAACGTTTATCAAAGACAACAATGCCGACTTCCTAAAAGCCTCCATTGAGTGCGCCAATCAGTTGGGAAGCGAATATGTGGTGATTCCGTGGCTAGAAGACGCTTTACGCAGCCAATTGGACGATTACAAACGCATTGCCCAAAAAGCCAACGAAGCCGCACTTTTGTGCAAAAAAGCAGGACTCAAACTCGCCTACCACAACCACGATTTTGAATTCACGAAATTTGGCAATCAAACCGGTTATGACATTTTGCTACAAGAAACCGACAAGAAATTGGTCGATTTTGAATTGGATTTGTATTGGGTAGTGCGCTCCGGCAACGACCCTTTGCAGTTGTTCCAAAACCACGCTGGTCGCTTCACCATGTGGCACGTTAAAGATAGGGACAAAAACAATCCCGCTTGGAATGCCGAAATTGGCGAAGGCAACATCAATTTCAAAGCCATTTTTGCACAAGCCAAAGCCTCAGGCATGCAGCACTTTTTTGTGGAGCAAGAAACCAACTACTCTCCCAACCCTATGGAATCCATCAAAGCAAGTTGCCAGTACGTTAGTAAGCAATTGCTATAA
- a CDS encoding GTP pyrophosphokinase family protein, with the protein MNKSTKEFELIRPLYERFRIKATSLIKELISESDIDIASIESRTKEIESFDEKTSRPEKNYKDPIKEITDLCGIRIITYYTEEIYKIAELLEKEFEIDTGNSIDKTKINSPDKFGYLSLHYVVKLGKKRNTLVEWKSYKDLKIEIQIRTILQHSWATIDHKLRYKTKREIPSILKRKIYRLSALLELADEQFLSIKKETENLQNDIDTSIDSGNLKIEINLLSVDSFLNANPKVDKIIEIALKCGYKEDEDEINYTTDTDQYFLNRLINVINKSSIKSIEDLDKLLDSDSDKIEKAFFEFLNLFKTKTKDDFHTIGTDLIAILIIMLDDNIDFSNQISLKDIDWKPFVETIREIKK; encoded by the coding sequence ATGAATAAATCGACAAAAGAATTTGAGTTAATTAGACCTTTATATGAGCGATTTAGAATTAAGGCTACATCATTAATAAAAGAATTAATTTCTGAATCAGACATTGACATTGCATCAATAGAAAGTAGAACAAAAGAAATAGAAAGTTTTGATGAAAAAACTTCAAGACCAGAAAAAAATTATAAAGATCCTATTAAAGAAATTACAGATTTATGTGGCATCAGGATAATCACATATTATACTGAGGAAATCTATAAAATTGCAGAACTTTTAGAAAAAGAATTTGAAATAGACACAGGAAATAGTATTGATAAAACAAAAATCAATAGTCCTGACAAATTTGGTTATTTGTCATTACATTACGTTGTTAAATTGGGAAAAAAAAGAAATACATTAGTTGAATGGAAATCATACAAAGACTTAAAAATTGAAATTCAAATAAGAACTATTCTACAACATTCTTGGGCTACAATTGACCATAAACTTAGGTACAAAACTAAAAGAGAAATCCCTAGTATTTTAAAAAGAAAAATATATAGATTAAGTGCGTTACTAGAATTAGCTGATGAGCAATTTTTATCAATAAAAAAGGAAACTGAAAATTTACAGAATGATATTGATACTTCAATAGATAGTGGTAATTTAAAAATTGAAATAAACCTTTTATCAGTAGACTCATTTTTAAATGCTAATCCAAAAGTTGACAAAATTATTGAAATAGCTTTAAAGTGTGGTTACAAAGAAGATGAAGATGAAATTAATTACACCACAGATACTGATCAATATTTTCTTAATAGACTTATTAATGTTATTAATAAGTCTTCAATAAAATCAATTGAGGATTTAGATAAACTTCTTGATTCTGATAGTGATAAAATTGAAAAAGCATTTTTTGAATTTTTAAATTTATTTAAAACCAAAACAAAAGATGATTTTCATACCATAGGAACTGACTTAATAGCCATTTTAATTATAATGTTAGATGATAATATCGACTTTTCAAATCAAATAAGTTTAAAGGATATTGATTGGAAACCATTTGTTGAAACAATACGGGAAATAAAAAAATAA
- a CDS encoding hydroxypyruvate isomerase family protein, producing MPDHFNRRTAIKNLIAGTVAMGIPSSLSAMAVSDASHSSDFIPKGKINHSVARWCFGDMELEALCIAAKKMGITGIDLVGPKDWPILQKHQLVSTMCNGAELNLVDGFNDPKFHDQLIKNYTAMIPLVAQAGYKNLICFSGNRRGKTDEEGWNNCVKGLQTLIPLAEKHQITLVMELLNSKIDHKDYQCDRTYWGVELAKRINSPHFKLLYDIYHMQIDEGDVIRTIKENHQYIAHFHTAGVPGRNEIDETQELHYPAIMKAIAATGFTGFVGQEFMPKQKDKMAALQQAIAICDI from the coding sequence ATGCCTGATCATTTCAATCGAAGAACCGCTATAAAAAACCTAATTGCTGGAACAGTAGCTATGGGAATTCCATCGTCGCTTTCGGCTATGGCGGTGTCTGACGCATCCCATAGTTCCGATTTTATCCCCAAAGGAAAAATAAACCATTCCGTAGCACGCTGGTGTTTTGGCGATATGGAACTCGAAGCGCTTTGCATAGCTGCCAAGAAAATGGGCATTACAGGCATTGATTTGGTCGGTCCAAAAGACTGGCCTATACTACAAAAACACCAATTGGTATCGACGATGTGCAATGGTGCCGAATTGAATCTCGTAGACGGATTCAACGACCCTAAATTCCATGACCAACTTATAAAAAACTACACCGCTATGATTCCGTTAGTGGCTCAGGCGGGCTATAAAAACCTGATTTGCTTTAGTGGCAACCGCAGAGGCAAAACCGATGAAGAAGGCTGGAACAATTGTGTAAAAGGCTTGCAAACATTGATTCCCTTGGCCGAAAAACACCAAATCACCTTGGTGATGGAGTTGCTCAACAGCAAAATCGACCACAAAGATTACCAGTGCGACAGAACCTATTGGGGCGTAGAATTAGCCAAAAGAATCAATTCACCACATTTCAAGCTCTTGTACGACATCTATCACATGCAAATTGATGAAGGCGATGTGATTCGCACCATCAAGGAAAACCATCAGTATATTGCCCACTTTCACACGGCGGGCGTGCCGGGTCGCAACGAAATCGACGAGACCCAAGAGCTTCATTATCCCGCCATTATGAAAGCCATTGCAGCTACTGGTTTTACAGGTTTTGTGGGACAAGAATTTATGCCGAAACAAAAAGATAAAATGGCCGCTTTGCAACAAGCCATCGCCATTTGTGATATTTAA